Proteins from one Thermobifida alba genomic window:
- a CDS encoding pyridoxal phosphate-dependent aminotransferase: MTERPRISARIGGISESATLAVDAKAKAMKAAGRPVIGFGAGEPDFPTPDYIVEAAVAACREPRFHRYTPAGGLPELKEAIAAKTLRDSGYRVEPNQVLVTNGGKQAIYEAFAALLDPGDEVIVIAPYWTTYPESIKLAGGVPVYVVTDESTGYLATVEQLEAARTERTKLLVFVSPSNPTGAVYPPEQVREIGRWAAEHDLWVLTDEIYEHLVYGDARFSSMPVEVPELADRTVVVNGVAKTYAMTGWRVGWIIGPADVVKAAANLQSHATSNVANVSQAAALAAVSGDLSAVEEMKRAFDRRRQTIVRMLNEIPGVLCPEPQGAFYAYPSVKELLGREIRGQRPQSSGELAALILEHAEVAVVPGEAFGTPGYLRLSYALGDADLAEGVGRIAKLLSEAN; this comes from the coding sequence ATGACTGAGCGACCTCGTATCTCCGCACGCATCGGCGGTATCTCCGAGTCCGCGACCCTGGCGGTGGACGCCAAGGCCAAGGCCATGAAGGCCGCCGGACGTCCCGTCATCGGGTTCGGGGCCGGGGAGCCCGACTTCCCCACACCCGACTACATCGTGGAGGCCGCGGTGGCCGCCTGCCGCGAACCCCGCTTCCACCGCTACACCCCGGCCGGAGGACTGCCCGAGCTCAAGGAGGCGATCGCGGCCAAGACGCTGCGCGACTCCGGCTACCGGGTGGAGCCGAACCAGGTCCTGGTCACCAACGGCGGCAAGCAGGCGATCTACGAGGCGTTCGCCGCCCTGCTCGACCCGGGCGACGAGGTCATCGTGATCGCGCCGTACTGGACCACCTACCCCGAGTCGATCAAGCTCGCCGGCGGGGTCCCGGTCTACGTGGTCACCGACGAGTCCACCGGCTACCTGGCCACCGTCGAGCAGTTGGAGGCGGCCCGCACCGAGCGCACCAAGCTGCTGGTGTTCGTCTCGCCGTCCAACCCCACCGGCGCGGTGTACCCGCCCGAGCAGGTCCGCGAGATCGGACGCTGGGCCGCCGAGCACGACCTGTGGGTGCTCACCGACGAGATCTACGAGCACCTGGTCTACGGCGACGCCCGGTTCTCCTCGATGCCCGTGGAAGTCCCCGAACTGGCCGACCGCACCGTGGTGGTCAACGGCGTGGCCAAGACCTACGCCATGACCGGCTGGCGGGTCGGCTGGATCATCGGCCCCGCGGACGTGGTCAAGGCCGCGGCCAACCTCCAGTCGCACGCCACCTCCAACGTGGCCAACGTCTCGCAGGCCGCGGCGCTGGCCGCCGTCTCCGGCGACCTGTCGGCGGTGGAGGAGATGAAGCGGGCCTTCGACCGCCGCCGGCAGACCATCGTGCGGATGCTCAACGAGATCCCGGGCGTGCTGTGCCCCGAGCCGCAGGGCGCGTTCTACGCCTACCCGTCGGTCAAGGAGCTCCTCGGCAGGGAGATCCGCGGCCAGCGCCCGCAGAGCTCCGGGGAACTGGCCGCGCTGATCCTGGAGCACGCCGAGGTGGCGGTGGTCCCGGGCGAGGCGTTCGGCACCCCGGGCTACCTGCGGCTGTCCTACGCGCTGGGCGACGCGGACCTGGCCGAGGGCGTGGGGCGCATCGCCAAGCTGCTGAGCGAGGCCAACTGA
- the rpoB gene encoding DNA-directed RNA polymerase subunit beta produces the protein MAASRIASANALGPNRVSFARIKEPLEVPNLLALQTESFDWLLGNEKWRARVEAARNAGRKDIPEQSGLEEIFEEISPIEDFSGTMSLSFRDHRFEPPKYSEEECKDKDMTYSAPMFVTAEFINNDTGEIKSQTVFMGDFPLMTAKGTFIINGTERVVVSQLVRSPGVYFDSQIDKSSDKDLYGCKIIPSRGAWLEFEIDKRDFVGVRIDRKRKQGVTVLLKALGWTTDQILERFGQYESIRNTLEKDPTAGTDDALLDIYRKLRPGEPPTKESAQTLLENLYFNPKRYDLAKVGRYKINKKLGLETDITQGTLTEEDIVATVDYLVRLHAGEKELERPHGTFPIEVDDIDHFGNRRLRTVGELIQNQVRLGLARMERVVRERMTTQDVEAITPQTLINIRPVVASIREFFGTSQLSQFMDQTNPLAGLTHKRRLSALGPGGLSRERAGFEVRDVHPSHYGRMCPIETPEGPNIGLIGSLAAYGRINSFGFVETPYRKVVDGRITDEVVYLTADEEDRYVIAQANTPVNADGTFTESRVLARRKGGEFESVAADEVHYMDISPRQMVSVATAMIPFLEHDDANRALMGSNMQRQAVPLLRAEAPLVGTGMEYRAATDAGDVILAEKSGVVEDVTADYITVLADDGTRKTYRVHKFKRTNQGTCFNQRPIVDEGQRVEEGQVLADGPSTEHGEMALGKNLLVAYMSWEGHNYEDAIVLSQRVVQDDVLSSIHIEEHEVDARDTKLGPEEITREIPNVSEEVLADLDERGIIRIGAEVVDGDILVGKVTPKGETELTPEERLLRAIFGEKAREVRDTSLKVPHGESGKVIGVRVFSREDGDELPPGVNELVRVYVAQKRKITDGDKLAGRHGNKGVIAKILPQEDMPFLEDGTPVDIILNPLGVPGRMNVGQILEIHLGWLARHGWKIEGDDADWKRRLREIGAHEAPPNTKVATPVFDGVREDEIGGLLSSVLPDQDGDVLVNEFGKAKLFDGRTGEPFKEPVAVGYTYFLKLHHLVDDKIHARSTGPYSMITQQPLGGKAQFGGQRFGEMEVWALEAYGAAYALQELLTIKSDDVTGRVKVYEAIVKGENIPEPGIPESFKVLIKEMQSLCLNVEVLSSDGMSIEMRDSDEDVFRAAEELGIDLGRREPSSVEEV, from the coding sequence TTGGCAGCCTCGCGCATCGCCTCCGCTAACGCCCTTGGTCCGAACCGCGTTTCCTTCGCTCGCATCAAGGAACCACTTGAGGTCCCGAACCTCCTCGCCCTGCAGACCGAGTCCTTCGACTGGCTGCTCGGCAACGAGAAGTGGCGTGCCCGAGTCGAAGCGGCCCGTAACGCCGGCCGTAAGGACATTCCGGAGCAGTCCGGCCTGGAAGAGATCTTTGAGGAGATCAGTCCGATCGAGGACTTCTCGGGCACGATGTCGCTGTCGTTCCGCGACCATCGGTTCGAGCCGCCCAAGTACTCCGAAGAGGAGTGCAAGGACAAGGACATGACCTACTCCGCCCCGATGTTCGTCACGGCGGAGTTCATCAACAACGACACCGGTGAGATCAAGAGCCAGACGGTGTTCATGGGCGACTTCCCGCTCATGACCGCCAAGGGCACGTTCATCATCAACGGCACCGAGCGTGTCGTCGTCTCCCAGCTTGTCCGCTCTCCCGGCGTGTACTTCGACAGCCAGATCGACAAGTCCTCCGACAAGGACCTCTACGGGTGCAAGATCATCCCGTCGCGGGGCGCCTGGCTGGAGTTCGAGATCGACAAGCGCGACTTCGTCGGTGTCCGCATCGACCGCAAGCGCAAGCAGGGTGTCACCGTCCTGCTCAAGGCGCTGGGCTGGACCACCGACCAGATCCTGGAGCGCTTCGGCCAGTACGAGTCCATCCGCAACACGCTGGAGAAGGACCCCACCGCCGGGACCGACGACGCGCTGCTGGACATCTACCGCAAACTCCGTCCGGGTGAGCCGCCCACGAAGGAGTCCGCGCAGACCCTGCTGGAGAACCTCTACTTCAACCCCAAGCGCTACGACCTCGCCAAGGTCGGCCGCTACAAGATCAACAAGAAGCTGGGGCTGGAGACCGACATCACCCAGGGGACGCTCACCGAAGAGGACATCGTCGCCACGGTCGACTACCTCGTCCGGCTGCACGCCGGCGAGAAGGAGCTGGAGCGCCCCCACGGCACGTTCCCGATCGAGGTCGACGACATCGACCACTTCGGCAACCGCCGCCTGCGCACCGTCGGCGAGCTCATCCAGAACCAGGTCCGCCTGGGACTGGCCCGTATGGAGCGCGTCGTGCGCGAGCGCATGACCACCCAGGACGTCGAGGCGATCACGCCGCAGACCCTGATCAACATCCGGCCGGTCGTCGCCTCCATCCGGGAGTTCTTCGGCACCAGCCAGCTCTCCCAGTTCATGGACCAGACCAACCCGCTGGCCGGACTCACCCACAAGCGCCGCCTCTCGGCGCTGGGCCCGGGCGGTCTGTCCCGTGAGCGGGCCGGCTTCGAGGTCCGCGACGTGCACCCGTCGCACTACGGCCGCATGTGCCCGATCGAGACGCCCGAAGGCCCGAACATCGGTCTGATCGGTTCGCTCGCGGCCTACGGCCGGATCAACTCCTTCGGCTTCGTCGAGACCCCCTACCGCAAGGTGGTCGACGGTCGGATCACCGACGAGGTCGTCTACCTCACCGCCGACGAGGAGGACCGGTACGTCATCGCCCAGGCGAACACCCCGGTCAACGCCGACGGCACCTTCACCGAGTCCCGGGTGCTGGCGCGCCGCAAGGGCGGGGAGTTCGAGTCCGTCGCCGCCGACGAGGTCCACTACATGGACATCTCGCCGCGGCAGATGGTGTCGGTCGCCACCGCCATGATCCCGTTCCTGGAGCACGACGACGCCAACCGCGCGCTCATGGGCTCCAACATGCAGCGGCAGGCGGTTCCGCTGCTGCGCGCCGAGGCCCCGCTCGTGGGCACCGGCATGGAGTACCGCGCGGCCACCGACGCCGGCGACGTGATCCTGGCCGAGAAGTCCGGTGTCGTCGAGGACGTCACCGCCGACTACATCACCGTCCTGGCCGACGACGGCACCCGCAAGACCTACCGGGTGCACAAGTTCAAGCGCACCAACCAGGGCACCTGCTTCAACCAGCGGCCCATCGTCGACGAGGGCCAGCGGGTCGAGGAGGGCCAGGTGCTGGCCGACGGCCCGTCCACCGAGCACGGTGAGATGGCGCTGGGCAAGAACCTCCTCGTGGCGTACATGTCGTGGGAGGGCCACAACTACGAGGACGCCATCGTGCTGTCCCAGCGTGTGGTCCAGGACGACGTGCTGTCCTCGATCCACATCGAGGAGCACGAGGTCGACGCCCGCGACACCAAGCTGGGCCCCGAGGAGATCACCCGCGAGATCCCCAACGTCAGCGAGGAGGTCCTCGCCGACCTGGACGAGCGCGGCATCATCCGCATCGGCGCCGAGGTCGTCGACGGCGACATCCTGGTCGGCAAGGTCACCCCCAAGGGTGAGACCGAGCTGACCCCGGAGGAGCGTCTGCTGCGCGCGATCTTCGGTGAGAAGGCGCGTGAGGTCCGCGACACCTCCCTCAAGGTGCCCCACGGCGAGTCCGGCAAGGTCATCGGCGTGCGCGTGTTCAGCCGCGAGGACGGCGACGAGCTTCCTCCCGGCGTGAACGAACTGGTCCGCGTATACGTCGCCCAGAAGCGCAAGATCACCGACGGCGACAAGCTCGCCGGCCGGCACGGCAACAAGGGCGTCATCGCCAAGATCCTGCCCCAGGAGGACATGCCGTTCCTGGAGGACGGCACCCCGGTCGACATCATCCTCAACCCGCTGGGCGTGCCCGGCCGCATGAACGTCGGCCAGATCCTGGAGATACACCTGGGATGGCTCGCCCGGCACGGATGGAAGATCGAGGGGGACGACGCCGACTGGAAGCGCAGGCTCCGCGAGATCGGAGCGCACGAGGCCCCGCCGAACACCAAGGTCGCCACTCCCGTCTTCGACGGTGTGCGCGAGGACGAGATCGGTGGTCTGCTGTCCTCCGTGCTGCCCGACCAGGACGGCGACGTCCTGGTCAACGAGTTCGGCAAGGCCAAGCTGTTCGACGGGCGCACCGGTGAGCCGTTCAAGGAGCCGGTCGCGGTCGGCTACACCTACTTCCTGAAGCTGCACCACCTGGTGGACGACAAGATCCACGCCCGTTCCACGGGCCCGTACTCGATGATCACCCAGCAGCCGCTGGGTGGTAAGGCGCAGTTCGGCGGTCAGCGCTTCGGTGAGATGGAGGTGTGGGCGCTTGAGGCCTACGGCGCCGCCTACGCCCTGCAGGAACTGCTCACCATCAAGTCCGACGACGTCACCGGCCGCGTCAAGGTCTACGAGGCCATCGTCAAGGGCGAGAACATTCCCGAGCCCGGCATCCCCGAGTCCTTCAAGGTGCTCATCAAGGAGATGCAGTCGCTCTGCCTCAACGTGGAGGTGCTCTCCAGCGACGGTATGTCGATCGAGATGCGCGACAGCGACGAGGACGTTTTCCGTGCGGCGGAAGAACTGGGTATCGACCTTGGTCGGCGCGAGCCGAGCAGTGTCGAAGAGGTCTGA
- the rplL gene encoding 50S ribosomal protein L7/L12, producing MAKLSNEELLSAFEEMTLLELSEFVKLFEEKFDVTAAAPAAVVAAAPGGGGGEAAAEEEKDEFDVILEAAGDKKIQVIKEVRGLTSLGLKDAKDLVDGAPKPVLEGVNKETAEKAKAALEGAGATVTLK from the coding sequence ATGGCGAAGCTCAGCAACGAGGAGCTGCTCAGCGCGTTCGAGGAGATGACCCTCCTGGAGCTCTCCGAGTTCGTCAAGCTGTTCGAGGAGAAGTTCGACGTCACCGCCGCCGCCCCGGCCGCGGTCGTCGCCGCCGCTCCCGGCGGTGGCGGTGGCGAGGCCGCCGCCGAGGAGGAGAAGGACGAGTTCGACGTCATCCTCGAAGCCGCCGGCGACAAGAAGATCCAGGTCATCAAGGAGGTCCGGGGCCTCACCAGCCTGGGCCTGAAGGACGCCAAGGACCTGGTCGACGGCGCCCCCAAGCCGGTGCTGGAGGGCGTCAACAAGGAGACCGCGGAGAAGGCCAAGGCCGCCCTGGAGGGTGCCGGCGCCACCGTGACCCTGAAGTAG
- the rplJ gene encoding 50S ribosomal protein L10 encodes MPRPDKAAAVAELKEEFQSSSGAVLTEYRGLTVAQLTQLRRSLGQNARFRVAKNTLTKIAAREAGVTDSEILDLLKGPSAIAFVKGDVVEAAKGLRDFAKENAQLVIKGGVIDGKPMTPEEITKLADLESREVLLSKLAGAFKAKQSQAAAVFQALPSKAVRLAQALADKRAESQ; translated from the coding sequence ATGCCGAGGCCGGATAAGGCAGCGGCGGTCGCCGAACTCAAGGAGGAATTCCAGAGTTCGAGCGGTGCCGTGCTGACCGAATACCGCGGGCTCACTGTCGCGCAGCTCACCCAGCTGCGCCGCAGCCTCGGCCAGAACGCGCGTTTCCGCGTGGCGAAGAACACGCTGACCAAGATCGCGGCCAGGGAGGCCGGCGTGACGGACAGCGAGATCCTCGACCTGCTCAAGGGCCCCTCCGCCATCGCCTTCGTCAAGGGCGACGTGGTGGAGGCCGCCAAGGGGCTGCGTGACTTCGCCAAGGAGAACGCGCAGCTGGTGATCAAGGGCGGTGTCATCGACGGCAAGCCGATGACGCCCGAGGAGATCACCAAGCTGGCCGACCTTGAGTCCCGTGAGGTGCTCCTCTCGAAGCTCGCCGGTGCTTTCAAGGCCAAGCAGAGCCAGGCTGCCGCCGTGTTCCAGGCGCTGCCGTCCAAGGCTGTGCGCCTCGCCCAGGCGCTGGCGGACAAGCGAGCGGAGTCCCAGTAG
- a CDS encoding TMEM165/GDT1 family protein, whose product MTFLGALGVSTGAVFVAEMGDKTQLVAMSLASRYRVGTVLLGIAVATVAVHGLSVLLAEILGAALPGDWISLVAGLAFLGFGAWTLRGDELTEADERRAAVRRAGPVFLTVATVFFLAELGDKTMLATVAVGADHAGTPLSWLAVWIGSTAGMVAADALGIALGMLLGKKLPERVIRIGAAALFFVAGLVMVWQGLGELLG is encoded by the coding sequence ATGACCTTTCTCGGTGCTCTCGGGGTGAGTACCGGAGCCGTTTTCGTCGCCGAAATGGGAGACAAGACCCAGTTGGTGGCGATGTCGTTGGCCAGCCGCTACCGGGTGGGGACCGTCCTGCTCGGCATCGCCGTGGCCACCGTGGCCGTCCACGGCCTCAGCGTCCTGCTGGCCGAGATCCTGGGCGCGGCGCTGCCCGGGGACTGGATCTCGCTCGTCGCCGGACTGGCCTTCCTCGGATTCGGGGCCTGGACGCTGCGCGGCGACGAACTCACCGAGGCCGACGAGCGGCGCGCCGCGGTCCGCCGCGCGGGGCCGGTGTTCCTGACCGTGGCCACGGTCTTCTTCCTCGCCGAACTCGGCGACAAGACCATGCTCGCCACCGTCGCCGTCGGCGCGGACCACGCCGGGACCCCCCTGTCCTGGCTGGCGGTGTGGATCGGCTCCACCGCGGGCATGGTCGCGGCCGACGCCCTGGGGATCGCCCTGGGCATGCTGCTGGGGAAGAAGCTGCCCGAACGCGTCATCCGGATCGGTGCGGCCGCCCTGTTCTTCGTGGCCGGTCTCGTCATGGTCTGGCAGGGGCTCGGCGAACTGCTGGGGTGA
- a CDS encoding adenosine deaminase yields the protein MRRPIDRLPKAHLHLHFTGSMRHATLVELAAARGVHLPHALVEEWPPRLRATDERGWFRFQRLYDIARSVLQTPEDLYRLLLETAEDERDAGTGWLEIQVDPSGYASRFGGLTATLELILDAARVAETATGVGIGVMVAANRTRHPLDAKTLARLAVQYAGRGVVSFGLNNDERRGRALDFEGAFRIARRADLLSAPHGGELSGPRSVRECLDLLAADRVGHGVRAVEDPALVDRLAAQGVTLEVCPTSNVGLGVVDDLHEVPLRRLFDAGVPIALGADDPLLFGPRLAEQYRIAREVFGFSDPELAELARMSIRASGAPETRKKELLAGVDAWLAAPEPVV from the coding sequence ATGAGACGTCCGATCGACCGACTTCCCAAAGCTCATCTGCACCTGCACTTCACCGGTTCGATGCGGCACGCCACGCTCGTGGAGCTGGCCGCCGCGCGGGGGGTGCACCTGCCGCACGCGCTGGTCGAGGAGTGGCCGCCGAGGCTGCGGGCCACCGACGAGCGGGGGTGGTTCCGGTTCCAGCGGCTCTACGACATCGCCCGTTCGGTGCTGCAGACCCCCGAGGACCTGTACCGGCTGCTGCTGGAGACCGCCGAGGACGAGCGTGACGCCGGCACGGGGTGGCTGGAGATCCAGGTGGACCCCAGCGGCTACGCGTCGCGCTTCGGTGGTCTGACCGCGACGCTGGAACTGATCCTGGACGCCGCCCGGGTGGCGGAGACCGCCACCGGGGTGGGCATCGGCGTGATGGTGGCCGCCAACCGGACCAGGCACCCGCTGGACGCCAAGACACTGGCCCGTCTGGCCGTGCAGTACGCGGGGCGCGGCGTCGTGTCGTTCGGGTTGAACAACGACGAGCGGCGGGGGCGGGCCCTGGACTTCGAGGGCGCGTTCCGGATCGCGCGCCGCGCCGACCTGCTGTCCGCCCCGCACGGCGGGGAGCTGAGCGGGCCGCGCAGCGTCCGGGAGTGCCTGGACCTGCTGGCGGCCGACCGCGTCGGGCACGGCGTGCGCGCGGTCGAGGACCCCGCCCTGGTGGACCGGCTGGCCGCGCAGGGGGTGACCCTGGAGGTGTGTCCGACCTCCAACGTGGGCCTGGGGGTGGTCGACGACCTCCACGAGGTGCCGCTGCGCCGGCTGTTCGACGCGGGGGTGCCGATCGCGCTGGGCGCCGACGACCCGCTGCTGTTCGGTCCCCGCCTGGCCGAGCAGTACCGGATCGCCCGCGAGGTGTTCGGCTTCTCCGATCCGGAACTGGCCGAACTGGCCCGGATGTCCATCCGCGCCTCGGGGGCTCCCGAGACCCGGAAGAAGGAGCTGCTGGCGGGGGTGGACGCCTGGCTGGCGGCCCCGGAACCGGTGGTCTGA
- the rplK gene encoding 50S ribosomal protein L11, producing the protein MPPKKKLAALVKVQLPAGQATPAPPVGTALGPHGVNIMDFCKQYNAATESQRGNVIPVEISIYEDRTFSFVTKTPPAPTLILKAAGLEKGASDPSRSVAGSITRDQVREIAQTKLPDLNTDSLEAAEKIVAGTARSMGIEVK; encoded by the coding sequence ATGCCTCCGAAGAAGAAGCTCGCGGCTCTGGTGAAGGTCCAGCTTCCCGCTGGCCAGGCCACCCCGGCGCCGCCCGTCGGTACCGCACTCGGTCCGCACGGCGTCAACATCATGGACTTCTGCAAGCAGTACAACGCTGCCACGGAGTCCCAGCGCGGCAACGTCATCCCCGTAGAGATCTCCATCTACGAGGACCGCACCTTCAGCTTCGTCACCAAGACGCCTCCGGCGCCCACGCTGATCCTCAAGGCCGCCGGCCTGGAGAAGGGCGCCTCCGACCCGAGCCGCAGCGTCGCCGGCTCCATCACCCGCGACCAGGTCCGCGAGATCGCGCAGACCAAGCTTCCCGACCTGAACACCGACAGCCTGGAAGCCGCCGAGAAGATCGTCGCCGGCACCGCCCGCTCCATGGGCATCGAGGTCAAGTAG
- the secE gene encoding preprotein translocase subunit SecE, whose amino-acid sequence MTQTDTDAKPEERKRRTGPVTFTKQVVAELRKVRWPTQRELVTYTIVVIVFVLVMIGYVSLVNFGFGEGVTWLYGLVGPAA is encoded by the coding sequence GTGACACAGACTGACACGGACGCCAAGCCCGAGGAGCGGAAGCGTCGTACCGGTCCGGTGACCTTCACCAAGCAGGTCGTCGCCGAACTCCGCAAGGTCCGTTGGCCAACCCAGCGCGAACTCGTCACCTACACCATCGTGGTCATCGTGTTCGTCCTGGTCATGATCGGCTACGTCTCCCTCGTGAACTTCGGCTTCGGTGAAGGCGTCACCTGGCTCTACGGCCTGGTGGGTCCCGCAGCCTGA
- the nusG gene encoding transcription termination/antitermination protein NusG, producing the protein MSESPLTSDDLPNEERDQSSAEETGPRAEQAEAAEAADEVEGQESDASEDQAPELDPVEEFKAELRLLPGEWYVVHTYAGYENRVKANLESRTQSLNMEEYIFQVEVPTQEVTEVKSGKRQQVTEKVLPGYVLVRMDLTDESWAAVRHTPGVTGFVGLSNRPAPLSLQEVAELLAPEPEVEEEQAGKKEAEPRGDVEYEIGESVTVMDGPFATLPATVSEINPDTQKLKVLVSIFGRETPVELAFNQVSKI; encoded by the coding sequence GTGTCCGAGTCCCCACTGACCTCTGACGACCTCCCCAACGAGGAGCGGGATCAGTCGTCGGCGGAAGAGACCGGTCCGCGTGCCGAGCAGGCGGAAGCTGCTGAGGCTGCCGACGAGGTCGAGGGCCAGGAGAGCGACGCCTCCGAGGACCAGGCTCCCGAGCTCGACCCGGTCGAGGAATTCAAAGCCGAACTCCGGTTGCTGCCCGGCGAGTGGTACGTCGTCCACACCTATGCGGGCTACGAGAACCGGGTGAAGGCCAACCTTGAGAGCCGCACGCAGTCCCTCAACATGGAGGAGTACATCTTCCAGGTCGAGGTGCCCACGCAGGAGGTCACGGAGGTCAAGAGCGGCAAGCGGCAGCAGGTCACCGAGAAGGTGCTGCCCGGCTATGTCCTGGTTCGCATGGACCTCACCGACGAGTCCTGGGCGGCCGTCCGCCACACGCCCGGCGTCACCGGCTTCGTGGGCCTGTCCAACCGCCCCGCCCCGCTGAGCCTCCAGGAGGTCGCGGAGCTGTTGGCGCCCGAGCCCGAGGTCGAGGAGGAGCAGGCCGGGAAGAAGGAGGCCGAGCCCCGCGGCGACGTCGAGTACGAGATCGGCGAGTCCGTCACCGTCATGGACGGCCCCTTCGCCACGCTGCCCGCCACGGTCAGCGAGATCAACCCCGACACCCAGAAGCTCAAGGTGCTGGTGTCGATCTTCGGCCGGGAGACCCCGGTGGAACTGGCGTTCAACCAGGTCTCCAAGATCTGA
- the rplA gene encoding 50S ribosomal protein L1: MKRSKGYRKAAEQIDRTRLYTPAEAMRLAKETSSTKFDATVEVAMRLGVDPRKADQMVRGTVNLPHGTGKTARVLVFATGERAEQARAAGADYVGDDDLVEQIQQGFLDFDAVVATPDLMGKIGRLGRVLGPRGLMPNPKTGTVTMDVAKAVSDIKGGKIEFRVDRHGNLHFIVGKVSFDEDKLVENYTAALDEVLRLKPSAAKGRYIKKITLTTTMGPGIPVDPNVVRAAAPAA, translated from the coding sequence GTGAAGCGCAGCAAGGGCTACCGCAAGGCAGCCGAGCAGATCGACCGCACCCGGCTCTACACGCCGGCCGAGGCCATGAGGCTGGCCAAGGAGACCAGCAGCACCAAGTTCGACGCGACCGTCGAGGTCGCCATGCGTCTGGGCGTCGACCCGCGCAAGGCCGACCAGATGGTGCGCGGCACCGTCAACCTGCCGCACGGCACCGGTAAGACCGCCCGGGTCCTGGTCTTCGCCACCGGTGAGCGTGCCGAGCAGGCCCGGGCCGCGGGCGCCGACTACGTGGGCGACGACGACCTGGTCGAGCAGATCCAGCAGGGCTTCCTCGACTTCGACGCGGTCGTGGCCACCCCCGACCTGATGGGCAAGATCGGTCGGCTGGGCCGGGTGCTCGGTCCGCGCGGTCTCATGCCCAACCCGAAGACCGGCACGGTCACCATGGACGTGGCCAAGGCCGTCTCCGACATCAAGGGCGGCAAGATCGAGTTCCGCGTCGACCGTCACGGCAACCTCCACTTCATCGTCGGCAAGGTCTCCTTCGACGAGGACAAGCTGGTGGAGAACTACACCGCCGCCCTGGACGAGGTGCTGCGGCTCAAGCCGTCCGCCGCGAAGGGCCGCTACATCAAGAAGATCACCCTGACCACCACGATGGGCCCCGGCATCCCGGTGGACCCGAACGTCGTGCGCGCGGCCGCTCCCGCCGCCTGA
- a CDS encoding LppX_LprAFG lipoprotein — protein sequence MALTLTACGGAEEAPEPDTQEASTDSAGSESIFDRIRNLVEDTQQVDSYRARVTGTSEGEPLDMEIAYVSSPEPTMEMVMDTPEGAMTILVRGSEMLMGSAEEGWLRLDAGEEVIPQGSMQDPFEELDHLLASDDVQEEGTEEINGVPTTRYTGTYSVEEAGLREVPFTLWVREDGLPQRYRFTGFEGAEMTMDFLEFNSEVSVEFPSDDQILDLSDLEALQGLGELAGAGA from the coding sequence GTGGCTTTGACGTTGACGGCCTGCGGCGGAGCGGAGGAGGCGCCGGAACCGGACACCCAGGAGGCCTCGACGGACTCCGCCGGTTCCGAGAGCATCTTCGACCGGATCCGGAACCTGGTGGAGGACACCCAGCAGGTGGACAGCTACCGGGCCAGGGTCACCGGGACCTCGGAGGGTGAGCCGCTGGACATGGAGATCGCCTACGTGTCCTCTCCCGAGCCCACCATGGAGATGGTGATGGACACCCCCGAGGGGGCGATGACCATCCTGGTCCGCGGCAGCGAGATGCTGATGGGCAGCGCAGAGGAGGGCTGGCTGCGCCTGGACGCGGGCGAGGAGGTCATTCCGCAGGGGAGCATGCAGGACCCCTTCGAGGAACTGGACCACCTGCTCGCCAGCGACGACGTCCAGGAGGAGGGGACCGAGGAGATCAACGGTGTCCCCACCACCAGGTACACCGGAACCTACAGTGTCGAGGAGGCCGGCCTCAGGGAGGTGCCCTTCACCCTGTGGGTGCGTGAGGACGGGCTGCCGCAGCGCTACCGGTTCACGGGCTTCGAGGGCGCGGAGATGACGATGGACTTCCTGGAGTTCAACTCCGAGGTCTCCGTCGAGTTCCCCTCCGATGACCAGATCCTGGACCTGTCGGACCTCGAAGCGCTCCAGGGCCTCGGAGAGCTAGCGGGCGCGGGGGCCTGA